From a single Fusarium fujikuroi IMI 58289 draft genome, chromosome FFUJ_chr03 genomic region:
- a CDS encoding probable mitochondrial carrier protein ARALAR1: MSKLAVAKEAVKEAVIGTHEPEQLAAHTKARFTKHAIKDPETGELFLGPDEFINAVVPEGEDYHKISRDQYSILFSVADVNGKGKVSLADWGIFEHLLNKPDAEYQIAFRLFDVERTGSVKYDDFRTLYELNKGPDNLTFDWESDWAKIYIGNKKHRHPLDYPQFCQMLRGLQGERIRQAFHQLDKDGDGFISGEEFERIIVETARHKLSEHILDNLHTLVNLSIGSKISYANVRAFQNVIGGMDLVELILRRAIDQSKDGKITRPEFLNEAAKLTRFSLFTPMEADILFHFAGLDEPSGRLGLSDFAKVLDPSWRNPIYDAVEATKAKVAGGGILMGVLTSGYNFALGSVAGAFGAFMVYPIDLVKTRLQNQRGAQPGQRLYKNSIDCFQKVIRNEGFRGLYSGVLPQLVGVAPEKAIKLTVNDLARKYFTDKNGNITVLSEMISGGSAGACQVVFTNPLEIVKIRLQVQGEVAKTVEGTPKRSAMWIVRNLGLVGLYKGASACLLRDVPFSAIYFPTYSHLKKDFFGESPTNKLGVLQLLTAGAIAGMPAAYLTTPCDVIKTRLQVEARKGEATYNGLRHAAKTIWKEEGFTAFFKGGPARIFRSSPQFGFTLAAYEVLQTLLPMPGTQKEKIPTGVSDAVSTVKGSLDTSPYGRSRNALKVILDLDEDFGKVKLPNEKGWRSLPKIMGGGGQ; this comes from the exons ATGTCCAAGCTTGCTGTGGCCAAGGAGGCCGTCAAGGAGGCCGTCATCGGCACACACGAACCTGAACAGCTTGCTGCCCACACCAAGGCGCGCTTCACCAAGCATGCTATCAAGGACCCTGAGACAGGCGAACTGTTCCTCGGGCCCGATGAGTTTATCAACGCTGTTGTGCCCGAGGGTGAGGATTAC CACAAGATCTCCCGTGATCAATATTCCATTCTATTCAGCGTCGCGGATGTCAATGGCAAGGGCAAAGTGAGTCTTGCTGACTGGGGTATTTTCGAgcacctcctcaacaagccgGATGCCGAGTATCAGATCGCTTTCCGCCTCTTTGACGTTGAGCGCACCGGCTCTGTCAAGTACGACGATTTTCGCACGTTGTACGAGCTCAACAAGGGCCCCGACAACCTAACCTTCGACTGGGAGTCCGATTGGGCCAAGATTTACATTGGCAACAAGAAGCACCGGCACCCTCTCGACTATCCTCAGTTCTGCCAAATGTTGCGCGGTCTCCAAGGCGAGCGCATTCGGCAAGCCTTCCACCAGCTTGACAAGGACGGGGATGGCTTCATCAGTGGTGAGGAGTTTGAGCGCATCATTGTCGAGACTGCCCGCCACAAGCTGTCTGAGCATATTCTTGACAATCTGCACACTCTCGTCAACCTCTCCATTGGTTCCAAGATTTCATACGCCAATGTGCGCGCTTTCCAGAACGTCATCGGCGGGATGGATCTCGTTGAGCTCATCTTGCGCCGTGCCATTGACCAGAGCAAGGACGGCAAGATCACTCGTCCTGAGTTCCTGAACGAGGCTGCCAAGCTCACACGCTTCTCCCTTTTCACGCCAATGGAAGCTGACATCCTTTTCCACTTTGCCGGTCTCGATGAACCCTCTGGCCGCCTGGGACTCTCTGATTTTGCTAAGGTCCTTGATCCTTCGTGGCGGAACCCCATCTACGACGCCGTCGAGGCTACAAAGGCCAAGGTTGCCGGTGGTGGTATTCTGATGGGTGTTCTGACCTCGGGTTACAATTTTGCTCTGGGTAGTGTTGCTGGTGCCTTTGGTGCCTTCATGGTGTACCCCATTGATTTGGTGAAGACGCGACTGCAGAACCAACGAGGCGCCCAGCCCGGTCAGCGCCTCTACAAGAACTCGATTGATTGTTTCCAAAAGGTCATCCGTAATGAGGGATTCCGTGGTCTCTACTCGGGCGTGCTACCCCAGCTGGTTGGTGTTGCTCCAGAGAAGGCCATCAAGCTGACCGTGAACGATCTTGCCCGAAAGTACTTCACTGATAAGAATGGCAACATTACAGTCTTGTCCGAGATGATTTCTGGTGGTTCTGCTGGTGCCTGCCAAGTT GTCTTTACCAACCCTCTCGAGATTGTCAAGATTCGACTCCAAGTTCAGGGCGAGGTCGCCAAGACCGTCGAAGGAACACCGAAGCGATCGGCTATGTGGATCGTGCGCAATCTGGGTCTCGTTGGATTGTACAAGGGTGCTTCGGCGTGTCTGCTTCGTGACGTTCCCTTCTCGGCCATCTACTTCCCTACTTACAgccatctcaagaaggacttcTTTGGCGAGTCTCCGACCAACAAGCTGGGTGTTTTGCAGCTACTGACTGCTGGTGCGATCGCCGGTATGCCCGCTGCCTACTTGACGACACCCTGTGATGTGATCAAGACCCGACTTCAGGTCGAAGCCCGCAAGGGCGAGGCCACATATAACGGTCTGCGACACGCAGCCAAGACAATCTGGAAGGAGGAGGGCTTCACTGCCTTCTTCAAGGGTGGTCCCGCGCGTATTTTccgatcttctcctcagttCGGCTTCACCCTTGCTGCATATGAAGTTCTTCAGACTCTTCTACCCATGCCTGGTACTCAGAAGGAAAAGATTCCTACAGGAGTGTCAGATGCTGTGTCGACGGTCAAGGGCAGCCTAGACACTAGTCCATATGGTCGCAGCCGCAACGCCCTTAAAGTGatcctcgatcttgatgaGGACTTTGGCAAGGTTAAGCTTCCCAACGAGAAGGGCTGGCGATCGCTGCCCAAGATCATGGGCGGTGGTGGTCAGTAG
- a CDS encoding related to CTNS protein — translation MAVGFLTFLSGLFGWIYFLAWSASFYPQPLLNWRRRSTSGTTIDFPFINVLGFAAYFSSNVAFYYSPEIRAQYAARHRGLESTVQFNDITFALHALFLSIITTSQYFAPSLWGFTPNSGNRPSRFILGVAAGCITGVLLTCAIVASSPGNDAVYDWVALDIVYAVGYVKLIVTLIKYTPQIVTNYNNQSTDGWSISQILLDLTGGVLSVSQQAIDSYQQRDWSGITGNPVKFALGNISMVYDTIFIIQHYVLYHDSEKPQSSGRENQRLLDEERRAERSE, via the exons ATGGCTGTCGGCTTCCTCACGTTCCTTTCAGGCCTCTTTGGATGGATTTATTTCCTCGCCTGGAGCGCGTCATTCTATCCCCAGCCCTTGCTGAACTGGCGTCGTCGCTCCACCAGCGGCACAACTATCGATTTCCCCTTTATCAACGTCCTCG GTTTTGCTGCATACTTTAGCTCGAATGTAGCTTTCTACTATTCACCAGAAATCCGCGCTCAGTATGCTGCGAGACACAGAGGCCTCGAGTCTACTGTGCAATTCAACGACATCACTTTTGCTCTCCACGCTCTGTTCTTGTCCATCATCACAACCTCACAGTATTTCGCTCCATCGCTGTGGGGATTCACCCCGAACTCTGGAAACCGACCCAGCCGGTTTATTCTAGGGGTAGCAGCCGGCTGTATCACTGGGGTTCTTTTGACATGTGCTATTGTTGCTTCATCTCCCGGAAACGATGCCGTCTATGACTGGGTTGCCCTTGATATTGTCTACGCCGTAGGCTATGTCAAACTTATTGTCACCTTGATCAAGTATACTCCCCAAATCGTTACCAACTACAACAACCAGAGCACCGACGGTTGGAGCATCTCCCAGATCTTACTGGATCTTACTGGCGGTGTCCTTAGCGTCAGTCAGCAGGCCATCGATAGTTATCAGCAGCGCGACTGGAGCGGTATAACCGGTAACCCGGTCAAGTTTGCTCTTGGCAACATCAGCATGGTTTACGAtaccatcttcatcatccaacacTACGTTCTGTACCATGACTCAGAGAAGCCGCAGTCTAGCGGTCGGGAGAATCAGAGATTGTTGGATGAGGAGCGAAGAGCGGAGCGCAGCGAGTGA
- a CDS encoding probable leucine--tRNA ligase precursor, mitochondrial, producing the protein MSCTTARRALSSLSSSSIRHPIIAHTKTTTLGATSRRFYAIDLTSIDEKWRQRWRESNETSRAFEKGTDGQDKHYVLPMFPYPSGTLHLGHLRVYSIADVVARFRTLRGEKVMLPMGWDAFGLPAENAAIERGVAPEKWTRSNMAKMKEQLELMNGSWDWDRELSTCDPEFYKHTQKLFLMLHERGLAYQAEAEVNWDPVDKTVLANEQVDANGNSWRSGVKVEKRKLKQWFFRISEFREALLEELEALAKENAWPERVLAQQKNWLGKSTGASVKFPVLAMGHDIHAAIEVFTTRPDTLFGVQYVALAASHPIVAELAASDPELQAFIDTIPGLPADSKVGYLLPHLRAINPLAYHEETPDATKVSLPVYVAPYVLSDYGEGAVMGVPGHDLRDNAFWKEHHYDVPVRQVLSASEDESTTAMKNEPFVEHGVMTEHSGSFKGRNSVAAGEEIVRLLEKADLAKPVEKWRLRDWLISRQRYWGTPIPIIHCDSCGPNPVPDEQLPVKLPDVDWAETRNGSPLESSPEFVNTTCPKCNSPARRDTDTMDTFVDSSWYYARFADPHNQEQLFSPEAGRTLPVDTYIGGIEHAILHLLYSRFVFKFLASTPLLPQYNEDNYKSAEPFKRLITQGMVHGRTYINPDNGRFLKPNEVDLTDPNQPKVVSSGKTANVSFEKMSKSKYNGVDPSEFISKYGADATRAHMLFQAPVGDVLNWDEAKISGVTRWLQRLHDQIIAIAAEPADQTTTARGYLVGKHKSLGSASTEELKQWDAEGAIWRHLQRTITSITTSYEEVYSLNTVVSDLMILTNTLAENDAASPIVKHEAARALVSMMAPITPAFAEECWALLCPSASSIFSSTSFPVPDNSLAELVRPRIQPCAVQVNGKVRGVVDIPAPPAELSGDELRDWMVREILATKEGAARFSEGPYDLRAAKRAIPVRGGKTINFVLK; encoded by the exons ATGAGCTGCACCACGGCTCGGCGTGCTTTGTCTAGCCTCTCCTCCAGCTCAATTCGACATCCGATAATCGCCCACACCAAAACTACGACACTCGGAGCAACCTCACGACGGTTCTACGCTATCGACCTTACTTCAATAGACGAAAAATGGCGCCAGAGATGGAGAGAGTCTAATGAGACTTCCAGGGCCTTCGAAAAGGGGACAGACGGCCAAGATAAGCATTATGTGCTGCCAATGTTTCCATATCCCTCGGGCACACTCCATTTGGGGCACTTGCGAGTATACTCCATAGCCGATGTCGTCGCCCGATTCCGAACACTAAGGGGCGAAAAGGTCATGTTGCCTATGGGATGGGACGCCTTCGGTCTACCAGCTGAGAACGCTGCAATTGAACGAGGAGTTGCCCCAGAAAAATGGACAAGAAGTAACATggccaagatgaaggagcaGTTGGAACTCATGAATGGGAGTTGGGATTGGGATCGT GAGTTATCAACTTGTGATCCCGAATTCTACAAACACACACAGAAGCTATTCCTCATGTTGCACGAGAGAGGTCTTGCCTACCAAGCCGAAGCTGAGGTCAACTGGGACCCTGTGGATAAAACAGTTCTTGCTAACGAGCAGGTTGATGCCAACGGCAACTCGTGGAGGTCCGGtgtcaaggtcgagaagcgCAAACTCAAGCAGTGGTTTTTCCGCATCTCTGAGTTCCGTGAAGCCCtcctcgaggagcttgaggcacTTGCAAAGGAAAATGCTTGGCCGGAGAGAGTTCTGGCTCAGCAGAAGAATTGGCTGGGTAAATCAACCGGCGCTTCAGTCAAATTCCCTGTTCTAGCCATGGGCCACGATATTCATGCAGCGATCGAAGTATTCACCACTCGACCTGATACACTCTTCGGCGTACAGTATGTGGCTCTTGCTGCCAGTCATCCAATCGTAGCTGAGCTCGCGGCTTCGGACCCTGAACTACAAGCTTTCATCGACACCATCCCTGGTCTGCCTGCGGATTCCAAGGTCGGCTATTTGTTACCTCACCTGCGGGCTATTAACCCACTTGCGTATCATGAGGAGACTCCCGATGCCACCAAGGTCTCGCTGCCTGTTTACGTTGCGCCATATGTCTTGAGTGATTATGGTGAGGGTGCTGTTATGGGTGTTCCCGGCCACGATCTGCGGGATAATGCGTTCTGGAAAGAACATCACTACGATGTGCCTGTCCGACAAGTTCTCTCTGCATCAGAGGATGAGTCAACAACAGCTATGAAGAACGAGCCCTTTGTCGAGCATGGCGTTATGACCGAACATAGTGGTTCCTTCAAGGGCAGGAATTCAGTGGCTGCTGGTGAAGAAATTGTCAGGCTGCTTGAGAAGGCTGATCTTGCAAAGCCTGTCGAGAAGTGGCGTCTCCGAGACTGGTTGATCAGCCGACAACGGTACTGGGGCACTCCTATTCCCATCATTCACTGCGACTCCTGCGGCCCGAATCCTGTGCCAGACGAACAGCTTCCTGTAAAACTTCCTGATGTGGACTGGGCAGAGACGCGTAATGGAAGTCCTTTGGAGTCGTCTCCTGAATTTGTCAATACGACTTGTCCCAAGTGTAACAGCCCTGCTCGACGAGATACGGACACTATGGATACTTTTGTTGATTCGAGCTGGTACTATGCTCGGTTTGCTGATCCCCATAATCAGGAACAGCTATTTTCTCCTGAAGCGGGCAGAACACTTCCCGTCGATACCTATATCGGGGGTATCGAGCATGcgattctccatcttctttaTTCCCGCTTCGTTTTCAAGTTTTTGGCGTCAACCCCTCTGCTTCCCCAGTACAACGAGGACAACTACAAGTCTGCGGAGCCTTTCAAGCGCCTCATCACTCAGGGCATGGTCCATGGCAGAACATACATCAACCCTGACAACGGTCGCTTCCTCAAGCCCAATGAAGTTGACCTGACTGATCCCAATCAGCCCAAAGTGGTATCGTCTGGCAAAACGGCCAATGTCTCTTTCGAGAAgatgtcaaagtcaaaataCAACGGGGTTGACCCCTCAGAGTTCATCTCGAAATACGGTGCTGATGCTACTCGCGCCCACATGCTGTTCCAAGCCCCTGTTGGTGACGTGCTCAACTGGGACGAGGCCAAGATTTCCGGAGTCACCCGCTGGCTCCAGCGACTCCACGATCAGATTATAGCCATTGCTGCAGAACCCGCTGACCAAACAACTACCGCCCGAGGATATCTTGTTGGGAAACATAAGAGTCTTGGTTCTGCGTCTACGGAAGAGCTCAAACAGTGGGATGCTGAGGGAGCCATTTGGCGGCATCTCCAACGAACCATCACATCAATTACTACATCTTATGAGGAAGTATACTCCCTCAACACTGTGGTATCGGATCTTATGATCCTGACTAATACCTTGGCTGAAAACGATGCTGCCAGCCCGATTGTCAAGCATGAAGCAGCTCGTGCTCTAGTTTCTATGATGGCACCCATCACGCCTGCATTTGCCGAAGAATGCTGGGCTCTTCTTTGCCCCTCCgcatcctccatcttctcgtcCACCAGCTTCCCTGTGCCGGACAACTCCCTCGCCGAACTCGTTCGCCCGCGAATACAGCCTTGTGCTGTACAGGTCAATGGCAAGGTGCGCGGTGTGGTCGATATTCCCGCCCCTCCAGCTGAGCTGTCAGGCGATGAGCTTCGGGATTGGATGGTCAGGGAGATTCTTGCTACTAAGGAGGGGGCTGCGCGGTTTTCCGAGGGCCCATACGATTTGCGCGCCGCCAAGAGGGCGATTCCTGTAAGAGGAGGCAAGACGATCAATTTTGTATTAAAGTAA
- a CDS encoding probable MET12-methylenetetrahydrofolate reductase, with the protein MDKITDRIAALPADGTYFSLEFFPPKTAMGFSNLRDRLHRMERALRPLFVNVTWGAGGSTSQKSLELAELCQREVGLTTCLHLTCTNMSKKLIDEALSDAKALGIRNILALRGDPPRREEYRDPEDSEDDGGQDFNWAIDLVRYIRKTHGDYFCIGVAAYPEGHAEESHPLGQSLEHDLPYLVQKVQAGADFIQTQLFFDIEAYEHFETTLREHPSGAFKGIPIIPGLMPIQSYQMIKRTTKLSHAKIPDHLLARLDAVKGDDERVKMVGVDIVSELIDKIKDIKSKTPGPKGFHFYTLNLEKAVSFILERANLIPDPPENEEAIAVDELAIPSLQINGSANMRSSSHSRSRQSRRHSSVASDPHNRVIVGDRPAIYPEWEATGQEAGVRAEAINTRANTLAISEGEGVLGREATWDDFPNGRFGDARSPAYGEIDGYGVSLHMSVTQAVKLWGYPKTRQDINDLFVKHIQGELSAIPWSEEELRAESSTIQPNLLQLNRKGWWTVASQPAVNGLRSSDGTFGWGPPNGFVFQKSFVEFFIPANEWDTLKAKLTSPELQDSVCFYASNARGDYLSSDNSDHVNGSTEAGPSTNAVTWGVFPGKEIITPTIIEEVSFRAWSEEAFGIWGEWAKVYGRGSESEKLLSGIKDDYWLVNVIHHDFVERDALWQLLLS; encoded by the coding sequence ATGGACAAGATCACCGATCGCATCGCTGCTCTGCCAGCTGATGGCACATACTTCTCTCTCGAATTCTTCCCGCCCAAGACCGCCATGGGCTTCTCCAACTTGCGAGACCGTCTTCACCGGATGGAGCGTGCCCTTCGACCGCTCTTTGTAAATGTCACTTGGGGTGCGGGTGGCAGTACATCCCAAAAATCACTTGAATTGGCCGAGTTGTGTCAGAGAGAGGTCGGACTTACGACTTGCCTGCACCTGACATGCACCAATATGAGCAAGAAATTGATCGATGAGGCGCTTTCAGATGCGAAAGCACTAGGAATCAGAAACATTTTGGCTCTCCGAGGTGATCCCCCTCGAAGAGAGGAATACCGCGACCCAGAAGattcagaagatgatggaggcCAAGACTTCAACTGGGCCATCGACCTGGTCAGATATATCCGCAAGACACATGGAGACTACTTCTGTATTGGTGTCGCAGCTTACCCCGAGGGGCATGCCGAAGAGAGCCATCCTCTCGGACAAAGCTTGGAGCATGATCTTCCTTACCTCGTGCAAAAGGTGCAGGCTGGTGCCGACTTCATCCAAACTCAGCTTTTCTTCGACATCGAAGCATACGAACACTTCGAGACCACTCTAAGAGAACACCCCAGCGGTGCCTTTAAGGGCATTCCCATTATTCCAGGACTTATGCCCATTCAGAGCTACCAGATGATCAAGCGCACGACCAAGCTGAGCCATGCCAAAATTCCAGATCATCTCCTCGCACGTCTCGACGCTGTCaaaggtgatgatgaacggGTAAAGATGGTCGGCGTGGATATCGTCAGTGAGTTGATAGACAAAATCAAGGACATCAAATCCAAGACACCAGGTCCAAAAGGCTTCCACTTTTACACACTCAACCTGGAGAAGGCCGTATCCTTCATTCTGGAGCGGGCGAATCTTATTCCTGACCCTCCAGAGAacgaagaagccatcgcaGTGGACGAACTAGCCATTCCCTCGCTACAGATCAATGGCAGCGCCAACATGCGCTCTAGCAGCCACTCCCGCTCCCGACAGTCAAGAAGACATTCTTCTGTTGCCTCAGACCCCCACAATCGTGTGATTGTTGGTGATAGGCCAGCGATATATCCTGAATGGGAGGCTACTGGACAGGAGGCCGGCGTGCGTGCCGAAGCGATCAATACCCGTGCAAACACTCTCGCCATTTCGGAGGGTGAAGGCGTTTTAGGCCGTGAGGCGACGTGGGATGACTTTCCCAACGGTCGTTTTGGTGACGCTCGATCCCCCGCCTATGGTGAGATTGACGGATACGGCGTAAGCCTCCATATGTCTGTAACACAGGCTGTCAAACTTTGGGGTTACCCCAAGACACGGCAGGATATCAACGACCTGTTTGTCAAGCATATCCAGGGAGAGCTTTCTGCCATCCCCTGgagtgaggaggagcttcGGGCTGAGAGTTCAACCATTCAACCTAACCTCCTGCAACTCAATCGTAAGGGCTGGTGGACTGTCGCCTCGCAGCCTGCCGTCAACGGCTTGCGATCCAGCGACGGCACCTTTGGCTGGGGTCCACCCAACGGCTTTGTCTTTCAGAAGTCGTTCGTCGAATTCTTCATCCCCGCCAACGAATGGGACACTCTCAAGGCTAAGCTCACATCGCCGGAGCTGCAAGACTCTGTATGCTTCTACGCCAGCAACGCACGCGGAGATTATCTCTCATCGGACAACAGCGATCACGTGAACGGTTCGACGGAAGCCGGTCCGTCTACAAATGCCGTGACATGGGGTGTGTTCCCCGGAAAGGAGATCATCACACCTACTATTATTGAGGAGGTTAGTTTCCGAGCTTGGAGCGAGGAGGCGTTTGGAATCTGGGGTGAATGGGCCAAGGTGTACGGTCGGGGTTCTGAGAGTGAGAAACTTTTGAGCGGCATCAAGGATGATTATTGGCTGGTCAACGTGATTCATCATGACTTTGTGGAAAGAGATGCCTTGTGGCAGCTTTTGTTAAGTTGA
- a CDS encoding related to PQ loop repeat protein has protein sequence MEPGFVGWVMELTAWVAPFFIVMSPILSYADQIISMYRNKTSAGFSLDIPLIMLVASFLRIFYWPQAQYDTSLLLQSLLMVIVQIALLKVALDYRPPPPTKGGEAGLPFAGADDGLMGFQRPYNFWQWRSPRRYWHAIMYFAAGLVFLELLLSQMPGLYAVYANTIGCIGLGVEATLPIPQILVNMRSKSSKGLRLSVLAAWIGGDTMKLFWFFTSKSGIPWSFKISGMFQASCDFFLGFQYLLYNSPEEPAQIKEHPMVEWEAPKSTTRSHSRSLTPTRRPVPFVGAEEAK, from the exons ATGGAGCCAGGATTCGTGGGATGGGTGATGGAGCTTACGGCCTGGGTGGCTCCCTTTTTCATCGTCATGTCGCCCATCCTCTCCTACGCCGACCAAATTATCTCCATGTACCGAAATAAGACCAGTGCAGGCTTCTCGCTCGACATCCCTCTCATCATGCTCGTCGCGTCTTTCCTGAG AATCTTTTACTGGCCCCAAGCGCAATACGATACGAGTCTACTCCTTCAGTCGCTGCTGATGGTTATCGTCCAAATAGCTCTCCTAAAAGTCGCCCTAGACTACCGACCTCCCCCACCTACCAAGGGCGGCGAGGCCGGTTTGCCATTTGCCGGTGCTGATGATGGTTTAATGGGCTTCCAGCGTCCTTATAACTTTTGGCAATGGCGATCCCCTCGACG ATACTGGCATGCTATTATGTACTTTGCTGCTGGTCTTGTGTTTTTggagcttctcctttccCAGATGCCTGGGCTATACGCCGTATATGCGAACACCATCGGATGCATTGGACTTGGCGTAGAAGCGACTCTCCCTATCCCGCAGATCTTGGTCAATATGCGGTCCAAGTCATCAAAAGGTCTACGATTATCGGTCCTGGCAGCTTGGATTGGCGGTGATACCATGAAGCTTTTCTGGTTCTTTACGTCAAAATCCGGAATTCCTTGGTCGTTCAAGATTTCGGGTATGTTCCAGGCTTCGTGCGACTTCTTCCTTGGTTTCCAGTACTTGCTTTACAATAGCCCCGAGGAGCCAGCACAAATCAAGGAACACCCCATGGTCGAGTGGGAGGCACCCAAGTCAACTACACGAAGTCATAGCCGGAGCCTCACCCCTACGCGACGACCTGTACCATTTGTTGGCGCTGAAGAGGCCAAATAA